A region from the Vanacampus margaritifer isolate UIUO_Vmar chromosome 5, RoL_Vmar_1.0, whole genome shotgun sequence genome encodes:
- the gdpd4a gene encoding glycerophosphodiester phosphodiesterase domain-containing protein 5 isoform X3 — MLTFLVSLMFLYFWFPWSLVLLVVAAALFTYIALLLVLAVCLLSEGQRLYLHWSHKTGITVTLAFYMLATIILSNLWSNEWTTLLLSLQVTAPVLHVAAVLLMSIIAWPVALHFFRMNKRARQVAVLGLYLSGLFSLYLVPLGMYSPCIKVEGTLGAAPALIGHRGVPMLAPENTLMSFEKAVEAGGVGLETDVSISYDGVPFLMHDSTLKRTTNVAEVFPNRTDAEASMFSWAELQQLNAGEWFLSRDPFGSVSSLSEADRERAKNQSVPSLANFLDVASRSDRRVLFDLRKPPSGHPFEDSYINVTLQVVLEHINSSQVLWLPSEGRDQVQSADPELQQTSGQRLSIPDLMAEHITTLNLHYSRMSQQQISKYSSVNISTNLFVISQPWLYTLAWCAGAHSVTTNSIHILAKVQRPLFLMTPEEYNMIWILTDAISAVLIIAIFIFHWWRERGLPFLSGSRQAHENGPYSKFRTELSDVWSISSVNAAPDQRSPPTSPAHAHLPTIAEE, encoded by the exons ATGCTCACCTTCCTTGTGAGTTTAATGTTTCTATATTTCTGG TTCCCTTGGTCGCTGGTTTTGCTGGTGGTGGCTGCTGCGCTCTTCACATACATTGCACTCTTACTG GTGTTGGCTGTGTGTCTTCTGTCTGAGGGCCAGCGGTTGTACCTTCACTGGAGCCACAAG ACTGGCATCACGGTGACTTTGGCCTTCTACATGCTTGCCACGATCATCTTGTCCAACCTGTGGAGCAACGAATGGACCACGCTGTTGCTTTCGCTTcag GTGACTGCGCCTGTGCTTCACGTGGCTGCCGTCTTACTCATGTCAATCATCGCCTGGCCCGTCGCTTTGCACTTTTTTCGCATGAACAAAAGAG CGCGCCAGGTGGCTGTTTTGGGCCTCTACCTGTCCGGGCTGTTCTCCCTCTACCTGGTCCCTCTGGGAATGTACTCGCCGTGCATTAAAGTCGAGGGGACGCTGGGAGCCGCCCCGGCGCTCATCGGACACCGAGGAGTGCCCATG cTGGCTCCTGAGAACACGCTCATGTCCTTTGAGAAGGCGGTGGAGGCCGGAGGTGTCGGACTGGAAACGGATGTCTCCATCAG CTATGACGGCGTTCCCTTCCTGATGCACGACTCCACCCTAAAAAGAACCACCAACGTCGCAGAAGTTTTCCCAAACAGAACGGACGCAGAAGCCTCCATGTTCTCCTGGGCCGAGCTACAGCAGCTGAACGCTGGCGAATGGTTCTTATCT AGGGATCCATTTGGCAGCGTGTCTTCCTTGAGCGAGGCAGACCGCGAGCGGGCGAAGAACCAATCGGTTCCCTCGCTGGCTAACTTCCTGGATGTGGCGTCACGCAGCGACCGACGCGTTCTCTTTGACCTGCGTAAGCCGCCTTCGGGGCATCCTTTCGAGGACTCGTACATAAACGTCACCCTGCAAGTGGTGTTGGAACATATTAACTCCTCTCAG GTACTATGGCTGCCATCTGAGGGGAGGGATCAGGTACAGTCCGCTGACCCTGAGCTGCAGCAGACTTCAGGACAACGCTTGTCCATTCCGGATCTGATGGCCGAGCACATCACCACTCTCAATCTTCACTACAGCCGCATGTCACAACAACAGATCAG CAAGTACAGCTCGGTGAATATCAGCACCAACTTGTTTGTGATCAGCCAGCCGTGGCTCTACACGCTGGCCTGGTGTGCTGGGGCGCACTCGGTCACCACCAACTCCATACACATCCTGGCGAAAGTCCAAAGGCCGCTCTTTCTCATG ACTCCTGAGGAGTACAACATGATATGGATTCTCACTGACGCCATTTCTGCAGTCCTCATCATCgccattttcattttccattg GTGGCGAGAGAGAGGTCTGCCCTTCCTGTCTGGCAGTCGTCAGGCTCATGAAAACGGACCATACAGCAAGTTTAGAACGG AGCTGAGCGACGTCTGGTCCATCTCCAGTGTCAACGCTGCACCGGACCAGCGTAGCCCGCCCACGTCGCCAGCGCACGCCCATCTGCCCACCATCGCTGAGGAGTAA
- the gdpd4a gene encoding glycerophosphodiester phosphodiesterase domain-containing protein 5 isoform X1 gives MLTFLVSLMFLYFWIEAQNDYNDFDWFNFGILGFWFPWSLVLLVVAAALFTYIALLLVLAVCLLSEGQRLYLHWSHKTGITVTLAFYMLATIILSNLWSNEWTTLLLSLQVTAPVLHVAAVLLMSIIAWPVALHFFRMNKRARQVAVLGLYLSGLFSLYLVPLGMYSPCIKVEGTLGAAPALIGHRGVPMLAPENTLMSFEKAVEAGGVGLETDVSISYDGVPFLMHDSTLKRTTNVAEVFPNRTDAEASMFSWAELQQLNAGEWFLSRDPFGSVSSLSEADRERAKNQSVPSLANFLDVASRSDRRVLFDLRKPPSGHPFEDSYINVTLQVVLEHINSSQVLWLPSEGRDQVQSADPELQQTSGQRLSIPDLMAEHITTLNLHYSRMSQQQISKYSSVNISTNLFVISQPWLYTLAWCAGAHSVTTNSIHILAKVQRPLFLMTPEEYNMIWILTDAISAVLIIAIFIFHWWRERGLPFLSGSRQAHENGPYSKFRTELSDVWSISSVNAAPDQRSPPTSPAHAHLPTIAEE, from the exons ATGCTCACCTTCCTTGTGAGTTTAATGTTTCTATATTTCTGGATCGAAGCTCAAAATGACTACAATGATTTTGACTG GTTCAACTTTGGCATTTTGGGTTTCTGGTTCCCTTGGTCGCTGGTTTTGCTGGTGGTGGCTGCTGCGCTCTTCACATACATTGCACTCTTACTG GTGTTGGCTGTGTGTCTTCTGTCTGAGGGCCAGCGGTTGTACCTTCACTGGAGCCACAAG ACTGGCATCACGGTGACTTTGGCCTTCTACATGCTTGCCACGATCATCTTGTCCAACCTGTGGAGCAACGAATGGACCACGCTGTTGCTTTCGCTTcag GTGACTGCGCCTGTGCTTCACGTGGCTGCCGTCTTACTCATGTCAATCATCGCCTGGCCCGTCGCTTTGCACTTTTTTCGCATGAACAAAAGAG CGCGCCAGGTGGCTGTTTTGGGCCTCTACCTGTCCGGGCTGTTCTCCCTCTACCTGGTCCCTCTGGGAATGTACTCGCCGTGCATTAAAGTCGAGGGGACGCTGGGAGCCGCCCCGGCGCTCATCGGACACCGAGGAGTGCCCATG cTGGCTCCTGAGAACACGCTCATGTCCTTTGAGAAGGCGGTGGAGGCCGGAGGTGTCGGACTGGAAACGGATGTCTCCATCAG CTATGACGGCGTTCCCTTCCTGATGCACGACTCCACCCTAAAAAGAACCACCAACGTCGCAGAAGTTTTCCCAAACAGAACGGACGCAGAAGCCTCCATGTTCTCCTGGGCCGAGCTACAGCAGCTGAACGCTGGCGAATGGTTCTTATCT AGGGATCCATTTGGCAGCGTGTCTTCCTTGAGCGAGGCAGACCGCGAGCGGGCGAAGAACCAATCGGTTCCCTCGCTGGCTAACTTCCTGGATGTGGCGTCACGCAGCGACCGACGCGTTCTCTTTGACCTGCGTAAGCCGCCTTCGGGGCATCCTTTCGAGGACTCGTACATAAACGTCACCCTGCAAGTGGTGTTGGAACATATTAACTCCTCTCAG GTACTATGGCTGCCATCTGAGGGGAGGGATCAGGTACAGTCCGCTGACCCTGAGCTGCAGCAGACTTCAGGACAACGCTTGTCCATTCCGGATCTGATGGCCGAGCACATCACCACTCTCAATCTTCACTACAGCCGCATGTCACAACAACAGATCAG CAAGTACAGCTCGGTGAATATCAGCACCAACTTGTTTGTGATCAGCCAGCCGTGGCTCTACACGCTGGCCTGGTGTGCTGGGGCGCACTCGGTCACCACCAACTCCATACACATCCTGGCGAAAGTCCAAAGGCCGCTCTTTCTCATG ACTCCTGAGGAGTACAACATGATATGGATTCTCACTGACGCCATTTCTGCAGTCCTCATCATCgccattttcattttccattg GTGGCGAGAGAGAGGTCTGCCCTTCCTGTCTGGCAGTCGTCAGGCTCATGAAAACGGACCATACAGCAAGTTTAGAACGG AGCTGAGCGACGTCTGGTCCATCTCCAGTGTCAACGCTGCACCGGACCAGCGTAGCCCGCCCACGTCGCCAGCGCACGCCCATCTGCCCACCATCGCTGAGGAGTAA
- the gdpd4a gene encoding glycerophosphodiester phosphodiesterase domain-containing protein 5 isoform X2 translates to MLTFLVSLMFLYFWIEAQNDYNDFDWFNFGILGFWFPWSLVLLVVAAALFTYIALLLVLAVCLLSEGQRLYLHWSHKTGITVTLAFYMLATIILSNLWSNEWTTLLLSLQVTAPVLHVAAVLLMSIIAWPVALHFFRMNKRARQVAVLGLYLSGLFSLYLVPLGMYSPCIKVEGTLGAAPALIGHRGVPMLAPENTLMSFEKAVEAGGVGLETDVSISYDGVPFLMHDSTLKRTTNVAEVFPNRTDAEASMFSWAELQQLNAGEWFLSRDPFGSVSSLSEADRERAKNQSVPSLANFLDVASRSDRRVLFDLRKPPSGHPFEDSYINVTLQVVLEHINSSQVLWLPSEGRDQVQSADPELQQTSGQRLSIPDLMAEHITTLNLHYSRMSQQQISKYSSVNISTNLFVISQPWLYTLAWCAGAHSVTTNSIHILAKVQRPLFLMTPEEYNMIWILTDAISAVLIIAIFIFHWWRERGLPFLSGSRQAHENGPYSKFRTDSFEVICIRWSPFHSDPPTGSLISIPLVLTQSHLA, encoded by the exons ATGCTCACCTTCCTTGTGAGTTTAATGTTTCTATATTTCTGGATCGAAGCTCAAAATGACTACAATGATTTTGACTG GTTCAACTTTGGCATTTTGGGTTTCTGGTTCCCTTGGTCGCTGGTTTTGCTGGTGGTGGCTGCTGCGCTCTTCACATACATTGCACTCTTACTG GTGTTGGCTGTGTGTCTTCTGTCTGAGGGCCAGCGGTTGTACCTTCACTGGAGCCACAAG ACTGGCATCACGGTGACTTTGGCCTTCTACATGCTTGCCACGATCATCTTGTCCAACCTGTGGAGCAACGAATGGACCACGCTGTTGCTTTCGCTTcag GTGACTGCGCCTGTGCTTCACGTGGCTGCCGTCTTACTCATGTCAATCATCGCCTGGCCCGTCGCTTTGCACTTTTTTCGCATGAACAAAAGAG CGCGCCAGGTGGCTGTTTTGGGCCTCTACCTGTCCGGGCTGTTCTCCCTCTACCTGGTCCCTCTGGGAATGTACTCGCCGTGCATTAAAGTCGAGGGGACGCTGGGAGCCGCCCCGGCGCTCATCGGACACCGAGGAGTGCCCATG cTGGCTCCTGAGAACACGCTCATGTCCTTTGAGAAGGCGGTGGAGGCCGGAGGTGTCGGACTGGAAACGGATGTCTCCATCAG CTATGACGGCGTTCCCTTCCTGATGCACGACTCCACCCTAAAAAGAACCACCAACGTCGCAGAAGTTTTCCCAAACAGAACGGACGCAGAAGCCTCCATGTTCTCCTGGGCCGAGCTACAGCAGCTGAACGCTGGCGAATGGTTCTTATCT AGGGATCCATTTGGCAGCGTGTCTTCCTTGAGCGAGGCAGACCGCGAGCGGGCGAAGAACCAATCGGTTCCCTCGCTGGCTAACTTCCTGGATGTGGCGTCACGCAGCGACCGACGCGTTCTCTTTGACCTGCGTAAGCCGCCTTCGGGGCATCCTTTCGAGGACTCGTACATAAACGTCACCCTGCAAGTGGTGTTGGAACATATTAACTCCTCTCAG GTACTATGGCTGCCATCTGAGGGGAGGGATCAGGTACAGTCCGCTGACCCTGAGCTGCAGCAGACTTCAGGACAACGCTTGTCCATTCCGGATCTGATGGCCGAGCACATCACCACTCTCAATCTTCACTACAGCCGCATGTCACAACAACAGATCAG CAAGTACAGCTCGGTGAATATCAGCACCAACTTGTTTGTGATCAGCCAGCCGTGGCTCTACACGCTGGCCTGGTGTGCTGGGGCGCACTCGGTCACCACCAACTCCATACACATCCTGGCGAAAGTCCAAAGGCCGCTCTTTCTCATG ACTCCTGAGGAGTACAACATGATATGGATTCTCACTGACGCCATTTCTGCAGTCCTCATCATCgccattttcattttccattg GTGGCGAGAGAGAGGTCTGCCCTTCCTGTCTGGCAGTCGTCAGGCTCATGAAAACGGACCATACAGCAAGTTTAGAACGG ACTCCTTTGAGGTGATCTGCATTCGTTGGAGTCCTTTCCACTCCGACCCCCCCACCGGATCCCTCATCTCCATCCCTTTGGTCCTCACCCAATCGCATCTTGCATGA